Proteins co-encoded in one Aquincola tertiaricarbonis genomic window:
- a CDS encoding LysR family transcriptional regulator, whose product MNPDILAAMTAFARTAELRSISGAAALLGVTPAAVSQTIRKLETRLGVRLFERTTRSVNLTEAGRAYWERVAPLLAGLAEATEDLQTQASVPGGLLRITLPMVAGQLLIEPLLGEFHRLHPQVTLELAYQDALVDIVKEGFDAGIRLGESLQRDMIAVPLTREFRLRTYAAPEYLAQHGTPQAPADLLQHRCINYRMASSGALYRWEFLEKRRIVSLTVQGPLIVNHWLTMVEAAAQGLGLCHTLPEAAAKHVAEGRLVEVLAKYSPSFDGLYIYHPRRQQLPVKTRLFIDFLKGRVGTLG is encoded by the coding sequence ATGAACCCCGACATTCTGGCCGCGATGACGGCTTTTGCACGCACCGCGGAGCTGCGCAGCATCAGCGGCGCGGCGGCCCTGCTGGGGGTCACACCTGCGGCAGTGTCACAAACCATCCGCAAGCTGGAAACCCGCCTGGGCGTGCGCCTGTTCGAGCGCACCACCCGCAGTGTGAACCTGACCGAAGCCGGCCGCGCCTACTGGGAGCGGGTGGCCCCGCTGCTGGCCGGGTTGGCAGAAGCCACCGAAGACCTGCAAACCCAGGCCAGCGTACCCGGCGGCCTGCTGCGCATCACGCTGCCGATGGTGGCGGGGCAGCTGCTGATCGAGCCGCTGCTGGGCGAGTTTCACCGCCTTCACCCGCAGGTGACGCTGGAACTGGCCTACCAGGACGCGCTGGTGGACATCGTGAAGGAAGGATTCGACGCCGGCATACGGCTGGGCGAATCACTGCAGCGCGACATGATCGCGGTGCCGCTGACACGGGAATTCCGCTTGCGCACCTACGCAGCGCCCGAGTACCTGGCGCAGCACGGCACCCCGCAGGCGCCCGCCGACCTGCTGCAGCACCGCTGCATCAACTACCGCATGGCCAGCAGCGGCGCCTTGTACCGCTGGGAGTTTCTGGAAAAGCGCCGCATCGTTTCACTGACCGTGCAAGGTCCGCTGATCGTGAACCACTGGCTGACGATGGTGGAAGCCGCCGCCCAGGGCCTGGGCCTGTGCCACACCCTGCCCGAAGCCGCCGCGAAGCACGTGGCCGAAGGCCGCTTGGTGGAGGTGCTGGCCAAGTACAGCCCGAGCTTCGACGGGCTGTACATCTATCACCCGCGCCGGCAGCAGTTGCCGGTGAAGACGCGGTTGTTCATCGATTTTTTGAAGGGGCGGGTGGGGACACTCGGGTGA
- a CDS encoding (2Fe-2S)-binding protein, with translation MTTLNINGRRMAVDADPSTPILWALRDKLQLTGTKFGCGAALCGACTVHLDGQAIRACVTPISAVGPNQRITTIEAVADDKVGKAVQAAWVQHDVAQCGYCQSGQIMSATALLKQNRKPTDADIDAAMSGNVCRCGTYARIRAAIHDAAKALA, from the coding sequence ATGACCACCTTGAACATCAACGGCCGCCGCATGGCCGTGGACGCTGACCCGTCCACCCCCATCCTCTGGGCGCTGCGCGACAAGCTGCAGCTCACCGGCACCAAGTTCGGCTGCGGCGCGGCGCTGTGCGGTGCCTGCACCGTGCACCTGGACGGCCAGGCCATCCGTGCCTGCGTCACGCCCATCAGCGCGGTGGGCCCCAACCAGCGCATCACCACCATCGAGGCGGTGGCCGACGACAAGGTGGGCAAGGCGGTGCAGGCCGCCTGGGTGCAGCACGACGTGGCCCAGTGCGGCTACTGCCAGAGCGGCCAGATCATGAGCGCCACCGCGCTGCTCAAGCAGAACAGGAAGCCGACCGACGCCGACATCGACGCCGCCATGTCGGGCAACGTGTGCCGCTGCGGCACCTACGCCCGCATCCGCGCGGCCATCCACGACGCCGCCAAGGCACTGGCCTGA